The Alosa sapidissima isolate fAloSap1 chromosome 5, fAloSap1.pri, whole genome shotgun sequence genome has a window encoding:
- the c5hxorf58 gene encoding putative uncharacterized protein CXorf58 homolog isoform X4 encodes MDSNVSFDLQQTVCAAMKIQKFWRSYQDRTLFHLLLQTVRKAESSLTPAVLRQLNPREAQLLTDPSMHCKVRFRFCGSQFPPIIVFKIFQSGGRQHYISGKKIFRPYNQATPQTCKIMGNRKFLDLLVTDELLHLGQRVADAADVVCMRDFMQYSSHLDELPAYLGGRSNSWRTLRLHPLPGPTLNYAHLPLGRTSPAGAHLRPDLLQGVLQGCHAAVETETPGGGARTLRSPAARPSSFASVPSSERNHSHRQTPSSSRASSVPSSSRRSGKFHRAISMKMRQLYISGHHNKAHQLSPDSPLRVRPTDTVPEGKEEGFNRSPSPFSNNSDWEKEQEEADRLCDWSRNLGEFEDDIEPMI; translated from the exons ATGGATTCTAACGTCAG tTTTGACCTCCAACAGACAGTTTGTGCTGCTATGAAGATCCAGAAATTCTGGAGGTCCTACCAGGACAGGACTCTGTTTCACCTGCTTCTTCAGACAGTTCGGAAGGCA GAGAGTTCGCTGACTCCTGCCGTCCTACGCCAGCTAAACCCTAGAGAGGCCCAACTCCTCACAGACCCCAGCATGCACTGCAAGGTGCGCTTCAG GTTCTGTGGGTCTCAGTTCCCACCCATCATCGTCTTTAAGATTTTCCAGAGTGGCGGTAGACAGCACTACATCTCAGGGAAGAAAATATTCAGGCCGTACAATCAG GCCACACCCCAGACCTGCAAAATCATGGGAAACAGGAAGTTCCTGGACCTGCTGGTTACGGATGAGCTGCTGCATCTCGGGCAGCGTGTTGCTGATGCAGCTGATGTCGTCTGCATGAGAGACTTCATGCAG TATTCCAGTCATCTTGACGAACTGCCGGCATACCTTGGTGGCCGTAGCAACAGCTGGCGTACCCTGAGACTCCATCCTCTCCCTGGCCCCACCCTGAACTACGCCCACCTGCCCCTGGGGAGAACCAGCCCAGCGGGTGCACACCTGAGGCCAGACCTCCTCCAGGGGGTGCTGCAGGGTTGCCACGCTGCTGTGGAGACTGAGACTCCTGGAGGAGGAGCTAGAACACTCAG GTCTCCGGCAGCTCGTCCATCGTCCTTTGCCTCGGTTCCTTCCTCCGAGAGAAATCACTCCCATCGGCAGACACCATCCTCCTCACGAGCGTCTTCAGTACCCTCTTCCTCTCGGAGGTCTGGAAAATTCCACCGTGCCATCTCCATGAAGATGCGCCAGCTCTACATCTCTGGCCACCATAACAAAGCTCACCAACTG AGCCCAGATTCGCCCCTGAGGGTCAGGCCAACGGACACGGTCCCTGAGGGTAAGGAGGAGGGGTTTAACAGGAGCCCCTCCCCTTTCTCAAACAATTCAGACTGGGAGAAGGAACAGGAAGAAGCAGACAGACTGTGTGATTGGTCAAGGAATTTGGGGGAATTTGAGGATGATATTGAGCCAATGATCTGA
- the c5hxorf58 gene encoding putative uncharacterized protein CXorf58 homolog isoform X2 has protein sequence MDSNVSFDLQQTVCAAMKIQKFWRSYQDRTLFHLLLQTVRKALSNPEWPSRVPQESSLTPAVLRQLNPREAQLLTDPSMHCKVRFRFCGSQFPPIIVFKIFQSGGRQHYISGKKIFRPYNQATPQTCKIMGNRKFLDLLVTDELLHLGQRVADAADVVCMRDFMQYSSHLDELPAYLGGRSNSWRTLRLHPLPGPTLNYAHLPLGRTSPAGAHLRPDLLQGVLQGCHAAVETETPGGGARTLRSPAARPSSFASVPSSERNHSHRQTPSSSRASSVPSSSRRSGKFHRAISMKMRQLYISGHHNKAHQLSPDSPLRVRPTDTVPEGKEEGFNRSPSPFSNNSDWEKEQEEADRLCDWSRNLGEFEDDIEPMI, from the exons ATGGATTCTAACGTCAG tTTTGACCTCCAACAGACAGTTTGTGCTGCTATGAAGATCCAGAAATTCTGGAGGTCCTACCAGGACAGGACTCTGTTTCACCTGCTTCTTCAGACAGTTCGGAAGGCA CTCTCTAATCCTGAATGGCCTTCCCGAGTGCCCCAGGAGAGTTCGCTGACTCCTGCCGTCCTACGCCAGCTAAACCCTAGAGAGGCCCAACTCCTCACAGACCCCAGCATGCACTGCAAGGTGCGCTTCAG GTTCTGTGGGTCTCAGTTCCCACCCATCATCGTCTTTAAGATTTTCCAGAGTGGCGGTAGACAGCACTACATCTCAGGGAAGAAAATATTCAGGCCGTACAATCAG GCCACACCCCAGACCTGCAAAATCATGGGAAACAGGAAGTTCCTGGACCTGCTGGTTACGGATGAGCTGCTGCATCTCGGGCAGCGTGTTGCTGATGCAGCTGATGTCGTCTGCATGAGAGACTTCATGCAG TATTCCAGTCATCTTGACGAACTGCCGGCATACCTTGGTGGCCGTAGCAACAGCTGGCGTACCCTGAGACTCCATCCTCTCCCTGGCCCCACCCTGAACTACGCCCACCTGCCCCTGGGGAGAACCAGCCCAGCGGGTGCACACCTGAGGCCAGACCTCCTCCAGGGGGTGCTGCAGGGTTGCCACGCTGCTGTGGAGACTGAGACTCCTGGAGGAGGAGCTAGAACACTCAG GTCTCCGGCAGCTCGTCCATCGTCCTTTGCCTCGGTTCCTTCCTCCGAGAGAAATCACTCCCATCGGCAGACACCATCCTCCTCACGAGCGTCTTCAGTACCCTCTTCCTCTCGGAGGTCTGGAAAATTCCACCGTGCCATCTCCATGAAGATGCGCCAGCTCTACATCTCTGGCCACCATAACAAAGCTCACCAACTG AGCCCAGATTCGCCCCTGAGGGTCAGGCCAACGGACACGGTCCCTGAGGGTAAGGAGGAGGGGTTTAACAGGAGCCCCTCCCCTTTCTCAAACAATTCAGACTGGGAGAAGGAACAGGAAGAAGCAGACAGACTGTGTGATTGGTCAAGGAATTTGGGGGAATTTGAGGATGATATTGAGCCAATGATCTGA
- the c5hxorf58 gene encoding putative uncharacterized protein CXorf58 homolog isoform X1 has protein sequence MDSNVRLFSFDLQQTVCAAMKIQKFWRSYQDRTLFHLLLQTVRKALSNPEWPSRVPQESSLTPAVLRQLNPREAQLLTDPSMHCKVRFRFCGSQFPPIIVFKIFQSGGRQHYISGKKIFRPYNQATPQTCKIMGNRKFLDLLVTDELLHLGQRVADAADVVCMRDFMQYSSHLDELPAYLGGRSNSWRTLRLHPLPGPTLNYAHLPLGRTSPAGAHLRPDLLQGVLQGCHAAVETETPGGGARTLRSPAARPSSFASVPSSERNHSHRQTPSSSRASSVPSSSRRSGKFHRAISMKMRQLYISGHHNKAHQLSPDSPLRVRPTDTVPEGKEEGFNRSPSPFSNNSDWEKEQEEADRLCDWSRNLGEFEDDIEPMI, from the exons ATGGATTCTAACGTCAG gctatttagtTTTGACCTCCAACAGACAGTTTGTGCTGCTATGAAGATCCAGAAATTCTGGAGGTCCTACCAGGACAGGACTCTGTTTCACCTGCTTCTTCAGACAGTTCGGAAGGCA CTCTCTAATCCTGAATGGCCTTCCCGAGTGCCCCAGGAGAGTTCGCTGACTCCTGCCGTCCTACGCCAGCTAAACCCTAGAGAGGCCCAACTCCTCACAGACCCCAGCATGCACTGCAAGGTGCGCTTCAG GTTCTGTGGGTCTCAGTTCCCACCCATCATCGTCTTTAAGATTTTCCAGAGTGGCGGTAGACAGCACTACATCTCAGGGAAGAAAATATTCAGGCCGTACAATCAG GCCACACCCCAGACCTGCAAAATCATGGGAAACAGGAAGTTCCTGGACCTGCTGGTTACGGATGAGCTGCTGCATCTCGGGCAGCGTGTTGCTGATGCAGCTGATGTCGTCTGCATGAGAGACTTCATGCAG TATTCCAGTCATCTTGACGAACTGCCGGCATACCTTGGTGGCCGTAGCAACAGCTGGCGTACCCTGAGACTCCATCCTCTCCCTGGCCCCACCCTGAACTACGCCCACCTGCCCCTGGGGAGAACCAGCCCAGCGGGTGCACACCTGAGGCCAGACCTCCTCCAGGGGGTGCTGCAGGGTTGCCACGCTGCTGTGGAGACTGAGACTCCTGGAGGAGGAGCTAGAACACTCAG GTCTCCGGCAGCTCGTCCATCGTCCTTTGCCTCGGTTCCTTCCTCCGAGAGAAATCACTCCCATCGGCAGACACCATCCTCCTCACGAGCGTCTTCAGTACCCTCTTCCTCTCGGAGGTCTGGAAAATTCCACCGTGCCATCTCCATGAAGATGCGCCAGCTCTACATCTCTGGCCACCATAACAAAGCTCACCAACTG AGCCCAGATTCGCCCCTGAGGGTCAGGCCAACGGACACGGTCCCTGAGGGTAAGGAGGAGGGGTTTAACAGGAGCCCCTCCCCTTTCTCAAACAATTCAGACTGGGAGAAGGAACAGGAAGAAGCAGACAGACTGTGTGATTGGTCAAGGAATTTGGGGGAATTTGAGGATGATATTGAGCCAATGATCTGA
- the c5hxorf58 gene encoding putative uncharacterized protein CXorf58 homolog isoform X5: MPQESSLTPAVLRQLNPREAQLLTDPSMHCKVRFRFCGSQFPPIIVFKIFQSGGRQHYISGKKIFRPYNQATPQTCKIMGNRKFLDLLVTDELLHLGQRVADAADVVCMRDFMQYSSHLDELPAYLGGRSNSWRTLRLHPLPGPTLNYAHLPLGRTSPAGAHLRPDLLQGVLQGCHAAVETETPGGGARTLRSPAARPSSFASVPSSERNHSHRQTPSSSRASSVPSSSRRSGKFHRAISMKMRQLYISGHHNKAHQLSPDSPLRVRPTDTVPEGKEEGFNRSPSPFSNNSDWEKEQEEADRLCDWSRNLGEFEDDIEPMI, from the exons A TGCCCCAGGAGAGTTCGCTGACTCCTGCCGTCCTACGCCAGCTAAACCCTAGAGAGGCCCAACTCCTCACAGACCCCAGCATGCACTGCAAGGTGCGCTTCAG GTTCTGTGGGTCTCAGTTCCCACCCATCATCGTCTTTAAGATTTTCCAGAGTGGCGGTAGACAGCACTACATCTCAGGGAAGAAAATATTCAGGCCGTACAATCAG GCCACACCCCAGACCTGCAAAATCATGGGAAACAGGAAGTTCCTGGACCTGCTGGTTACGGATGAGCTGCTGCATCTCGGGCAGCGTGTTGCTGATGCAGCTGATGTCGTCTGCATGAGAGACTTCATGCAG TATTCCAGTCATCTTGACGAACTGCCGGCATACCTTGGTGGCCGTAGCAACAGCTGGCGTACCCTGAGACTCCATCCTCTCCCTGGCCCCACCCTGAACTACGCCCACCTGCCCCTGGGGAGAACCAGCCCAGCGGGTGCACACCTGAGGCCAGACCTCCTCCAGGGGGTGCTGCAGGGTTGCCACGCTGCTGTGGAGACTGAGACTCCTGGAGGAGGAGCTAGAACACTCAG GTCTCCGGCAGCTCGTCCATCGTCCTTTGCCTCGGTTCCTTCCTCCGAGAGAAATCACTCCCATCGGCAGACACCATCCTCCTCACGAGCGTCTTCAGTACCCTCTTCCTCTCGGAGGTCTGGAAAATTCCACCGTGCCATCTCCATGAAGATGCGCCAGCTCTACATCTCTGGCCACCATAACAAAGCTCACCAACTG AGCCCAGATTCGCCCCTGAGGGTCAGGCCAACGGACACGGTCCCTGAGGGTAAGGAGGAGGGGTTTAACAGGAGCCCCTCCCCTTTCTCAAACAATTCAGACTGGGAGAAGGAACAGGAAGAAGCAGACAGACTGTGTGATTGGTCAAGGAATTTGGGGGAATTTGAGGATGATATTGAGCCAATGATCTGA
- the LOC121708437 gene encoding zinc finger X-chromosomal protein-like isoform X2: protein MDDHITRLAIHSQEPKIILHGGDDVGPAGESDSFVVELQVSSSRAGSVVDDGDLHNDSVVEDDDIDQLVIQDSAEDVVQYDEDAEDDEVAMDTCVVQMGEDEEDEAVAVARVVRGNVDEAGKMVSGEEEGSAVVAADDKSDGQEVIKVYIFKADDTGEDMGDTEVVGDEEPSSGEKMVYMSVGDSNHSDSKLSEEVYMEVVVGGEEANVTANHGRCYDNTALSKEFTPATWASAYDSLAEPRNGAASAFLHMEDPMGGANKGSRRRTEPRQVQTAIIIGPYGQPLTVYPCFLCGKKFKSRGFLRRHQRTQHQELLTKSRKKVQPSTPPDSSALAPTFSCETCGQSFAQQPALFTHRLQHHPPVAPPSPPGPPADAPKTLQCRYCAFRASDAGLLQRHLQGAHNRSFPHTCAECGKGFRHPSEMRKHARTHTGERPFRCSQCSYKAADASNLKTHMKSKHGSQEPPFRCEQCSQTFAEEDELSSHVSLSHPSAEPSRGPVTSTPAVTVPHQCPHCDHRSSNSSDLKRHVISCHTKEYPHVCEACGKGFHRPSELKKHEATHKASPGAPGAAPAAKKLHQCRHCSFKIADPFVLSRHILSVHTKESAGSGQGLAVDVDGQSSPTSMEQPSPPLLSPASEASPPKASSNKKSPSSVKKSGSGSSGGGANKARVVVAQPPRERRVYQCQYCDYSTGDASGFKRHVISIHTKDYPHRCEYCSKGFRRPSEKNQHIARHHKDVIQPSS, encoded by the exons ATGGATGACCACATCACCAGACTGGCAATCCACTCCCAGGAGCCGAAAATTATACTACACGGAGGAG ATGATGTCGGTCCAGCCGGGGAGTCTGACAGCTTCGTTGTGGAGCTCCAAGTCTCCTCCTCCCGTGCTGGCTCTGTCGTTGACGACGGTGATCTCCATAACGACAGCGTTGTGGAGGATGACGACATTGATCAGTTGGTGATCCAAGACTCCGCTGAGGACGTAGTCCAGTATGATGAAGATGCGGAGGATGACGAGGTTGCCATGGACACCTGTGTGGTGCAGATgggggaggacgaggaggatgaAGCGGTCGCTGTGGCGCGGGTCGTCAGGGGCAacg tggATGAGGCTGGTAAAATGGTgtcaggtgaggaggaggggtcaGCGGTGGTTGCCGCAGACGACAAGAGTGATGGACAGGAAGTCATCAAGGTCTACATCTTCAAGGCAGATGACACGGGAGAggacatgg gtgacACAGAGGTTGTGGGGGATGAGGAGCCGTCCTCTGGTGAGAAGATGGTCTACATGTCTGTTGGGGACAGCAACCACAGTGACT CCAAGCTCTCAGAGGAAGTATACATGGAAGTTGTAGTTGGAGGGGAGGAGGCTAATGTAACCGCCAATCATGGTCGCTGCTATGACAACACTGCCCTTAGCAAAGAGTTCACGCCGGCGACATGGGCATCTGCATACg aCTCCCTAGCAGAGCCCCGTAATGGTGCTGCCAGCGCCTTCCTGCACATGGAGGACCCGATGGGAGGAGCTAATAAAGGCAGCAGAAGGAGAACAGAGCCAAGACAGGTGCAGAccg ccaTCATCATCGGGCCGTACGGTCAGCCCCTGACAGTGTACCCCTGCTTCCTGTGTGGAAAGAAGTTCAAGTCCCGTGGGTTTCTACGGCGACACCAGCGGACGCAACATCAGGAGCTCCTCACCAAGAGCAGGAAGAAG GTACAGCCCAGCACCCCTCCTGACTCGTCGGCATTGGCGCCAACGTTCAGCTGTGAGACGTGCGGCCAGAGTTTCGCCCAGCAGCCTGCCCTCTTCACACACCGCTTGCAGCACCACCCGCCCGTGGCCCCGCCCAGTCCACCCGGCCCGCCCGCCGACGCCCCTAAAACGCTGCAGTGCAGGTACTGCGCGTTCCGTGCGTCCGACGCTGGCCTGCTGCAGAGGCACCTGCAGGGAGCGCACAACCGCAGCTTCCCACACACCTGTGCCGAGTGCGGCAAGGGCTTCCGCCACCCGTCCGAGATGCGCaagcacgcgcgcacgcacaccgGGGAGCGGCCGTTCCGCTGTTCACAGTGCTCTTACAAGGCCGCCGATGCCTCCAACCTGAAGACGCACATGAAGAGCAAACATGGCAGCCAAGAGCCGCCCTTCAG ATGTGAGCAATGCAGTCAGACGTTTGCTGAGGAGGACGAGTTGAGTAGCCACGTCTCCCTGTCGCACCCGTCGGCAGAGCCCAGTCGAGGTCCAGTTACCTCAACGCCAGCGGTGACAGTCCCGCATCAGTGCCCGCACTGTGACCACCGCAGCTCCAACTCCAGTGACCTCAAGCGCCACGTCATCTCCTGCCACACCAAGGAGTACCCCCATGTCTGTGAGGCCTGTGGCAAGGGCTTCCACCGGCCCTCGGAGCTCAAGAAGCACGAGGCCACCCATAAAGCGTCACCCGGGGCGCCGGGAGCGGCCCCCGCAGCCAAGAAGCTCCATCAGTGCCGCCACTGCAGCTTCAAGATCGCAGACCCCTTCGTCCTGAGCCGCCACATCCTCTCGGTCCACACCAAGGAGTCTGCAGGAAGCGGCCAGGGCCTTGCTGTTGATGTTGACGGGCAGTCGTCTCCCACATCCATGGAGCAGCCATCCCCACCGCTGTTGTCCCCGGCGTCAGAGGCATCACCGCCCAAAGCGAGCAGCAACAAGAAGTCGCCGTCCTCTGTGAAGAAGTCTGGCAGCGGGAGCAGCGGTGGTGGGGCCAACAAGGCGCGGGTGGTGGTGGCGCAGCCGCCTCGTGAGCGCCGTGTCTACCAGTGCCAGTACTGCGACTACAGCACCGGAGACGCATCCGGTTTCAAGAGGCACGTCATCTCCATCCACACCAAGGACTACCCACACCGCTGTGAGTACTGTTCCAAAGGGTTCCGCAGGCCCTCTGAGAAGAACCAGCACATTGCCCGCCACCATAAGGATGTGATTCAGCCCAGTAGTTAA
- the c5hxorf58 gene encoding putative uncharacterized protein CXorf58 homolog isoform X3, with protein MDSNVRLFSFDLQQTVCAAMKIQKFWRSYQDRTLFHLLLQTVRKAESSLTPAVLRQLNPREAQLLTDPSMHCKVRFRFCGSQFPPIIVFKIFQSGGRQHYISGKKIFRPYNQATPQTCKIMGNRKFLDLLVTDELLHLGQRVADAADVVCMRDFMQYSSHLDELPAYLGGRSNSWRTLRLHPLPGPTLNYAHLPLGRTSPAGAHLRPDLLQGVLQGCHAAVETETPGGGARTLRSPAARPSSFASVPSSERNHSHRQTPSSSRASSVPSSSRRSGKFHRAISMKMRQLYISGHHNKAHQLSPDSPLRVRPTDTVPEGKEEGFNRSPSPFSNNSDWEKEQEEADRLCDWSRNLGEFEDDIEPMI; from the exons ATGGATTCTAACGTCAG gctatttagtTTTGACCTCCAACAGACAGTTTGTGCTGCTATGAAGATCCAGAAATTCTGGAGGTCCTACCAGGACAGGACTCTGTTTCACCTGCTTCTTCAGACAGTTCGGAAGGCA GAGAGTTCGCTGACTCCTGCCGTCCTACGCCAGCTAAACCCTAGAGAGGCCCAACTCCTCACAGACCCCAGCATGCACTGCAAGGTGCGCTTCAG GTTCTGTGGGTCTCAGTTCCCACCCATCATCGTCTTTAAGATTTTCCAGAGTGGCGGTAGACAGCACTACATCTCAGGGAAGAAAATATTCAGGCCGTACAATCAG GCCACACCCCAGACCTGCAAAATCATGGGAAACAGGAAGTTCCTGGACCTGCTGGTTACGGATGAGCTGCTGCATCTCGGGCAGCGTGTTGCTGATGCAGCTGATGTCGTCTGCATGAGAGACTTCATGCAG TATTCCAGTCATCTTGACGAACTGCCGGCATACCTTGGTGGCCGTAGCAACAGCTGGCGTACCCTGAGACTCCATCCTCTCCCTGGCCCCACCCTGAACTACGCCCACCTGCCCCTGGGGAGAACCAGCCCAGCGGGTGCACACCTGAGGCCAGACCTCCTCCAGGGGGTGCTGCAGGGTTGCCACGCTGCTGTGGAGACTGAGACTCCTGGAGGAGGAGCTAGAACACTCAG GTCTCCGGCAGCTCGTCCATCGTCCTTTGCCTCGGTTCCTTCCTCCGAGAGAAATCACTCCCATCGGCAGACACCATCCTCCTCACGAGCGTCTTCAGTACCCTCTTCCTCTCGGAGGTCTGGAAAATTCCACCGTGCCATCTCCATGAAGATGCGCCAGCTCTACATCTCTGGCCACCATAACAAAGCTCACCAACTG AGCCCAGATTCGCCCCTGAGGGTCAGGCCAACGGACACGGTCCCTGAGGGTAAGGAGGAGGGGTTTAACAGGAGCCCCTCCCCTTTCTCAAACAATTCAGACTGGGAGAAGGAACAGGAAGAAGCAGACAGACTGTGTGATTGGTCAAGGAATTTGGGGGAATTTGAGGATGATATTGAGCCAATGATCTGA
- the LOC121708437 gene encoding zinc finger X-chromosomal protein-like isoform X1 gives MDDHITRLAIHSQEPKIILHGGDDVGPAGESDSFVVELQVSSSRAGSVVDDGDLHNDSVVEDDDIDQLVIQDSAEDVVQYDEDAEDDEVAMDTCVVQMGEDEEDEAVAVARVVRGNGEGESEGREMAEDEEGCGDYLMISLDEAGKMVSGEEEGSAVVAADDKSDGQEVIKVYIFKADDTGEDMGDTEVVGDEEPSSGEKMVYMSVGDSNHSDSKLSEEVYMEVVVGGEEANVTANHGRCYDNTALSKEFTPATWASAYDSLAEPRNGAASAFLHMEDPMGGANKGSRRRTEPRQVQTAIIIGPYGQPLTVYPCFLCGKKFKSRGFLRRHQRTQHQELLTKSRKKVQPSTPPDSSALAPTFSCETCGQSFAQQPALFTHRLQHHPPVAPPSPPGPPADAPKTLQCRYCAFRASDAGLLQRHLQGAHNRSFPHTCAECGKGFRHPSEMRKHARTHTGERPFRCSQCSYKAADASNLKTHMKSKHGSQEPPFRCEQCSQTFAEEDELSSHVSLSHPSAEPSRGPVTSTPAVTVPHQCPHCDHRSSNSSDLKRHVISCHTKEYPHVCEACGKGFHRPSELKKHEATHKASPGAPGAAPAAKKLHQCRHCSFKIADPFVLSRHILSVHTKESAGSGQGLAVDVDGQSSPTSMEQPSPPLLSPASEASPPKASSNKKSPSSVKKSGSGSSGGGANKARVVVAQPPRERRVYQCQYCDYSTGDASGFKRHVISIHTKDYPHRCEYCSKGFRRPSEKNQHIARHHKDVIQPSS, from the exons ATGGATGACCACATCACCAGACTGGCAATCCACTCCCAGGAGCCGAAAATTATACTACACGGAGGAG ATGATGTCGGTCCAGCCGGGGAGTCTGACAGCTTCGTTGTGGAGCTCCAAGTCTCCTCCTCCCGTGCTGGCTCTGTCGTTGACGACGGTGATCTCCATAACGACAGCGTTGTGGAGGATGACGACATTGATCAGTTGGTGATCCAAGACTCCGCTGAGGACGTAGTCCAGTATGATGAAGATGCGGAGGATGACGAGGTTGCCATGGACACCTGTGTGGTGCAGATgggggaggacgaggaggatgaAGCGGTCGCTGTGGCGCGGGTCGTCAGGGGCAacggtgagggagagagtgaggggagagagatggcGGAGGATGAGGAGGGCTGTGGAGACTACCTGATGATCTCAC tggATGAGGCTGGTAAAATGGTgtcaggtgaggaggaggggtcaGCGGTGGTTGCCGCAGACGACAAGAGTGATGGACAGGAAGTCATCAAGGTCTACATCTTCAAGGCAGATGACACGGGAGAggacatgg gtgacACAGAGGTTGTGGGGGATGAGGAGCCGTCCTCTGGTGAGAAGATGGTCTACATGTCTGTTGGGGACAGCAACCACAGTGACT CCAAGCTCTCAGAGGAAGTATACATGGAAGTTGTAGTTGGAGGGGAGGAGGCTAATGTAACCGCCAATCATGGTCGCTGCTATGACAACACTGCCCTTAGCAAAGAGTTCACGCCGGCGACATGGGCATCTGCATACg aCTCCCTAGCAGAGCCCCGTAATGGTGCTGCCAGCGCCTTCCTGCACATGGAGGACCCGATGGGAGGAGCTAATAAAGGCAGCAGAAGGAGAACAGAGCCAAGACAGGTGCAGAccg ccaTCATCATCGGGCCGTACGGTCAGCCCCTGACAGTGTACCCCTGCTTCCTGTGTGGAAAGAAGTTCAAGTCCCGTGGGTTTCTACGGCGACACCAGCGGACGCAACATCAGGAGCTCCTCACCAAGAGCAGGAAGAAG GTACAGCCCAGCACCCCTCCTGACTCGTCGGCATTGGCGCCAACGTTCAGCTGTGAGACGTGCGGCCAGAGTTTCGCCCAGCAGCCTGCCCTCTTCACACACCGCTTGCAGCACCACCCGCCCGTGGCCCCGCCCAGTCCACCCGGCCCGCCCGCCGACGCCCCTAAAACGCTGCAGTGCAGGTACTGCGCGTTCCGTGCGTCCGACGCTGGCCTGCTGCAGAGGCACCTGCAGGGAGCGCACAACCGCAGCTTCCCACACACCTGTGCCGAGTGCGGCAAGGGCTTCCGCCACCCGTCCGAGATGCGCaagcacgcgcgcacgcacaccgGGGAGCGGCCGTTCCGCTGTTCACAGTGCTCTTACAAGGCCGCCGATGCCTCCAACCTGAAGACGCACATGAAGAGCAAACATGGCAGCCAAGAGCCGCCCTTCAG ATGTGAGCAATGCAGTCAGACGTTTGCTGAGGAGGACGAGTTGAGTAGCCACGTCTCCCTGTCGCACCCGTCGGCAGAGCCCAGTCGAGGTCCAGTTACCTCAACGCCAGCGGTGACAGTCCCGCATCAGTGCCCGCACTGTGACCACCGCAGCTCCAACTCCAGTGACCTCAAGCGCCACGTCATCTCCTGCCACACCAAGGAGTACCCCCATGTCTGTGAGGCCTGTGGCAAGGGCTTCCACCGGCCCTCGGAGCTCAAGAAGCACGAGGCCACCCATAAAGCGTCACCCGGGGCGCCGGGAGCGGCCCCCGCAGCCAAGAAGCTCCATCAGTGCCGCCACTGCAGCTTCAAGATCGCAGACCCCTTCGTCCTGAGCCGCCACATCCTCTCGGTCCACACCAAGGAGTCTGCAGGAAGCGGCCAGGGCCTTGCTGTTGATGTTGACGGGCAGTCGTCTCCCACATCCATGGAGCAGCCATCCCCACCGCTGTTGTCCCCGGCGTCAGAGGCATCACCGCCCAAAGCGAGCAGCAACAAGAAGTCGCCGTCCTCTGTGAAGAAGTCTGGCAGCGGGAGCAGCGGTGGTGGGGCCAACAAGGCGCGGGTGGTGGTGGCGCAGCCGCCTCGTGAGCGCCGTGTCTACCAGTGCCAGTACTGCGACTACAGCACCGGAGACGCATCCGGTTTCAAGAGGCACGTCATCTCCATCCACACCAAGGACTACCCACACCGCTGTGAGTACTGTTCCAAAGGGTTCCGCAGGCCCTCTGAGAAGAACCAGCACATTGCCCGCCACCATAAGGATGTGATTCAGCCCAGTAGTTAA